A stretch of Candidatus Methanomethylophilaceae archaeon DNA encodes these proteins:
- a CDS encoding endonuclease III produces the protein MDSERICEILKILSEVYVGGVFPGRNSAGEDPEWPKDPFHVLISTILSQRTKDENTRKASDNLFGRFPTIEALAEADPGEVAELIRPAGFPKQKSEAIVRCCKEILERYGGKVPEDTEELCSLPMVGRKTAACVRSYAMGIPSVCVDTHVHRISNLMGLVSTSNPEETEFALMELTPMDRWSDINRYLVRHGQEICIPNRPRCSECPVRDLCDRGSGSRPSNLS, from the coding sequence ATGGATTCAGAGCGGATATGCGAAATCCTGAAGATCCTTTCCGAGGTCTACGTCGGGGGCGTGTTCCCCGGCCGCAACTCGGCTGGAGAGGATCCGGAGTGGCCTAAAGATCCGTTCCATGTTCTGATCTCGACGATCCTGTCCCAAAGGACGAAGGACGAGAACACCCGGAAGGCTTCGGACAATCTTTTCGGCAGGTTCCCGACCATTGAAGCCCTCGCGGAAGCAGATCCGGGGGAGGTCGCCGAGCTGATACGTCCCGCAGGATTCCCGAAGCAGAAATCCGAAGCCATTGTCAGATGCTGCAAGGAAATCTTGGAAAGATATGGCGGAAAAGTCCCGGAGGACACGGAGGAGCTGTGCTCCCTTCCGATGGTCGGCCGCAAGACCGCCGCCTGCGTCAGATCCTACGCCATGGGCATTCCGTCCGTATGCGTGGACACCCATGTGCACAGGATATCCAATCTCATGGGCCTTGTGTCTACTTCCAACCCGGAGGAGACCGAGTTCGCGCTGATGGAGCTCACTCCTATGGACCGCTGGTCCGACATAAACAGATACCTGGTCCGCCACGGCCAGGAGATATGCATCCCCAACCGCCCCAGATGCTCGGAATGCCCTGTGAGGGACCTTTGCGA